Genomic DNA from Macadamia integrifolia cultivar HAES 741 chromosome 6, SCU_Mint_v3, whole genome shotgun sequence:
CGATACTTTACTTAGAACTAATTCGTGCAGAATTAAAAATGAACAGATAAAAGAAACAAGAACatgaactcaaaaaaaaaaaaaaaaaaaaaaagttgcttaaccagatctatttttcataatcaagaggcacgactgtaggctttgatctgaagatagaacaagaagcaagcTGTATGCAAGATGAAATGCAGGAAATAATGATGCAATTTGAAAATAAACTTTACTAATATTTGGAGATATTTGTTACAAGGTTTGGGTAGGCTTAGGtcagaggatttgagaagaagaagggtatttGGATCTTTGATGAAGCTTTGGGTTGATGAAGCTAACTTTTGAGAGCGATCGAACTTGTAGGGGACTGATCGGACCTTGGAGTAGTTGTTGAAGACCGACGGAGTACTTGGAAGTCCGACGGAGCTTGAAGATCTTGAAGGACTAAGAGAGGCGATCCTtggggagcttctctctcttaattctaACCCTTGGGAGAATTTTTACAAGTCATTTAGGAGAAGGAGTAGAGCTCATTTTATAGAGTAAGGAGTcacatttacatttcatttgggtttGTGGCTGTATGAATAAGTGGTTTGTAGTAAGGAATTAAAACGAAAgatttagtttttttcttttattttcgtaaaatgaaaaaatactGAAAACCTTAGGagaattaataaataattaaatacaaTAGCCTAGGTCTTATCCCAAATACAACCTCATATAGAGTCGATTAGAGAGCGAGATTTCATGCAGCTGATctcatttaatttttcttttttttttagaaaccgGTCTCATTTAACTGGAATCTTCCAGACTTGctagtgttgattttttttttcctgaaccAACCAAATACTGGTCCGCCCAGCCACGCCGAATCGCTTAAGAAATTCGGAATCTAATCACGTCGACGGAAAGGACATCCTCACTCCTCAGGCGAGAGAAGCAATCTTTATTGTTCTTTATAATTTTCGTTTGATTTCCTCTTCCCAAAGTTCCGAGCGagcgagagagaaagaggattggAGTTTCAGAAGACAGTGAAACCCTCGTTCACGGGCTTCTCTTCTCCTCAtttcctctccctttctctcttattattttctttccttcaattCAATTCTTCTCCTCTACAAGCTTGATTACTGAGGCCCATGAAGcctttttgatttctttttgggGGAAGATTTTGCGTTCCTTGATCTGCTGTTCAATATAGATGGATTTCGTTGAATTAGAGGCGATCGAAGGCCTTCGTTGGTCATGGAGCGCGTGGCCGGCTTCCAAATCCGAAGCTTCGGCTCTGGCGATCCCTTTGAGCATCATGTGTACTCCATTGATGCAATTCAACGAGCTCCCTCTTCTCCCTTATGATCCTCTCATATGTAATCGTTGCGGTGGTGCTTTGAATCCTTACGCCCGTGTCGATTACAAGTCCCGCCTTTGGGTTTGCCCCTTTTGTTATCAAAAGAATCCATTCCCTCGTTCTTATGCTGGAATCGGAGAGAATAGTCTTCCTGCTGAGCTTTTCCCAACTTACAGCACTGTCGAATACCTTCATGCTCGGAAGAACCCATGTCCCACATCAACTCCCAGTTCTAGTTCGAATTGGGTTCAGAATGGGttgctgtcttcttcttctttggtttcttctttttcttcgtcTTCTTTGTCTGGTGTTGATTCACGGGTTAGTGGGCCTGCGTTTGTGTTTGTCATCGACACTTGCACTCCAGAAGAGGAACTTCGGGCGCTCAAGAATGAACTGTTGCTTGTTGTGGATCAGCTACCAGAGAATGTGCTGGTTGGGCTGGTCACATTTGACTCCATGGTTTTTGTTCATGACCTTGGCTTTGCTGACTGTTTCAGGGCTGTAATGTTTCATGGCGAACGCCAACTCTCTTCTGATCGGGTGCGTACCTTCTGGCTTCTAATGGATCATTATACTATTGTAGTGCTCTCTTCTCCAcaccttttttgttttctcataGGGTACGAAGTTTAAACAAATGATATTATAGTTCTTTTAGTCCAGAAATATGGTGGAGCATAACCATTGTAAAagtaaaccaataaaaaaaaaatcggacAGTTTTCTACTCTTGAAACATTGTATAGAATCATATTGTTTTGTCCATAGATCATTTCTTACGAGCGATCGAATTTAGCCAGTTTGGTCAACTGTGATGAGTCGAGAACTTGTAGAACCATTGCTGGATTCTTTGtgcaaaaaaatcattaaatgcGAAGTGATATCTTCCAAGACCTGTTGATTGTCCCTAAGCTACGGAGTAATCTGGTTCTAGTAAGAGCTTCTCAGTAAAAAATAACCCTGTCAGTACCCAGCTTGGCTGCTTTGAACAGCCTCATTCTCAAGGAAAAGCATCTGGAACCtttgagaggggggggggtgtgaagCATCTTTTTATGAATGACTTGGGCAACGCTTGCTGCTTAGAGGTGGTGGTCTCTCTATGTTTGTTTCTGATTCATCATTGTCCTGAAGTCTGATTGGGTCTTTTTTGGTAGATGAATCCGTCCCCAGATAGTTTTTTACCTCTAGCATGCCTTAGTCAATCCTTAAAACTGCAATGTGAGAGACATAGTGGaactattttcaaaatttccagaGCCTGAGAATAGTTTTGACTGTTTCAGTTGATGATTGAGGCTATAGGATGCACCTTACTCAAGGTGTTTTACAGAATGCATCctgaaataaagagaaattctGGCCGATAAATATGGAAAAGCGCATTAGCTGATGTCATTAACATATTTTAATGTCTTATGATGGGAAAGTCCTTTCCACTTTCTGGTGCAGTTACATGATAGTAGGGGCTTAAGATTATTTAGTTAATTTTTCTGATCTTTTTATGTTATGGAAGTTTGACATGCATAGGAGgttttattgtattttctttgtttactttagTTTTCATATTCAGTTACATAGGAGAATAGGAGTCTTtgcttatttatattttaaccATTGAACGAAAGTAGTAGATTTGAAGAAttgtataaaattttcattgatgTTGTTGCCAAGAGCTGCATGTGTGCAAGTTCTGCACTTCATCTTCTCAGTTAGGGGCTTAACTGAGagagtttttgtttttgaattgtTTGTTCCTATTGGGAGCATTCATGCACTTTTGGATTAGGTGTTATTTTGTTATGCTTGCTGTTATGACTGTGCTGCCATGGTGCCTCTTCATCATGTGTTACTTTTGTTTACCTACCATCAACCTACATAGAGGCTTAACCGGGagtagtttttgtttttgaattgtTTGTTCCTGTTGGGACCGTTCATGCACTGTTGGATTAGGTGTTATTTTCCGGTGTTTTTTTGTAATGACTGTATTGCCATGCTACCTCTTAATTTAATTTTGCTAAGAAAAAAATCTTGGTAATTTGCTGATGTTAGTGAGAAATAACTATGCTGATTTCACCTTTAGGTGAAAGGTCAGGAAGAGAATTATCCCTGCCTTACCAACACAAATGGCAAGCTCTGTTCACATTGGACCATTAACATCTTccaattttcttgttttgtaGACATGTACAATAGCAATTGTTTTCTCAGACCTAGCATGTGACACAAATCTGTCCTATTCCAAACTTTCAGATCCAGGAGTTGTTGGGCATTTCCTATCCTAAGCATGAACAATGTGGAAAGTTGTCAGCTATCCAAAAGCAGGGCTTTCTGCTTCCACTTTCTGAATGTGAGTTCAACCTCACCACAATAATTGAAGAGATCCATTCTTCAGTGCAGGCGTTGTCTGGCCATCGTCCTCTAAGATCCACTGGAGTGGCTATTTCGGCTTCCATTGGACTCTTAGAAGCATGTTTATCCAAGATAGGTAGTCGAGTCATGGTTTTCACATCTGGTCCTGCGACTGTCGGCCCTGGGATAGTAGTAAAGTCTGATTTGGGCAATACCATCCGGACCCACCGAGATCTTGTTAATGGTCATGCCAAGTTTTATGAGAAATCCTGCAACTTCTACAAGCAGTTAGCTCTGAGGTTATGTGATTCATCTATTGTCCTTGATTTGTTTGCTTGTTCTCTTGATCAAGTTGGAGCAGCAGAGTTAAAAGCCCCAGTTGAGAGCTCAGGTGGCTTCATGATGCTGGGGGAGTCATTTGAATCAGATCAGTTCAGAAATTGCTTAAGACACATTTTTAGCCGTGATGCTGATGGCCACCTAAAGATGTGCTTTGATGCGACAGTGGAAATAGTAACCACAAAAGAGGTAATGATCTGTGGTGCCCTTGGTCCTTGtgtttctcttcaaagaaaaaacAGTGCAGTGAGTGTGAATGAGATTGGCCAGGGGGGTACCAATTTGTGGAAATTGGGTACACTTACAAACAAGACATGCATCACATTTTTCTTTGAAGGGGGTGATGAGCAAAAAATACCACCTGGGTCAGCGTTCTTCGTTCAGTTCATAACTCGGTACCAGGATGGGAACATGGGACTTCGTTCACGGGTGACAACTGTAGCCAGAAGATGGGTTCTGATCCGCTCACCAGAAATTGCCTCTGGGTTTGATCAAGAAACAGCTGCTTCAGTCATGGCCAGACTTGCCATCCACCGAGCTGAGCGATTTTGTGCTCGAGATGTTATCAGATGGCTGGATAAGACATTGGTTCAATTTGCCTCAAAGTTTGGGGACTACATTCAGGAAGACCCGTCTTCATTCCGAGTGGCTTCCAACTTCTCCTTGTACCCGCAGTTCATGTACTATTTAAGGAGGTCACAGTTCATCGATGTCTTTAACAGCAGTCCCGATGAAACTGCATTCTTCCGGCTGATGCTTAACAGGGAAGGGGTGACTGGGTCCATGATCATGATTCAGCCTACCCTTTTCCAGTACTCCTTTGATGGTCCACCAGTTCCAGTCGTCCTTGATGTTAGCTCCATTTCTCCAGATgtaattttgctttttgattcgtACTTCAATGTGGTTATTCATTATGGATCTAAGATAGCACAGTGGAGGAGGCTTGGTTATGACAAGGACCCAAATCATGTGAACCTGAGTAAACTGTTGGAAGCTCCAGAGATCGATGCAGCTCAAGTGGTAGCGGAGCGCATTCCAGTACCCAAACTTATAAAGTGTGACCAGCACAGCAGCCAGGCAAGGTTTTTGCTTGCCAAGTTGAATCCTTCTGTTACCCAGAAGTCCATGTACACAGTTGGCTCAGAGATCATATTTACAGATGATGTAAGCATacaagtatttatggatgatctGCAAGCATTGGCAGTGCAAGGGTGAAGAAGATGGAGGTctgtcctttttatttttgaagtaCAAATCATTTTATACTGCTTTGGAGAATGAAATTGTAGTTGTTCATTTGTAAGATAGTTCCGTGGTTCTTATTGTTTACAGGTGTTAGTActgcaaaattttctttttccctgtgGAAATGTTTCTATTTCTTATTGCTTGGGGTCCAAAATCTGCACTGACAGGATATGTTATGCCAGGCTGATGTGGTGGAGCATTTGGATTATCTATTTATGCAGCTGACTTGTCATCGTCAGCCCTTATTTTGTAGGACATGTGCAACTGAAGTCTGCgtgcattatgaccctccccattGAGGCAGGATCTTGGCGCAACAGTAAGGTTTCTCCATTGTGACCTTTTGTCGCGCGTTCGAGTCCGGAAACTGCCTCTCCATGAAGTGgtgtaaggctgtgtacattatgaccctccccagacctgGCAGTGGTGGGAGCTTCCTGCACTGGGTACGCCGTTTCTTATATGTGCAACAGAAGTTGGCTTCTCGTCTGAGGTTGTCTTGCTGCAGTGTCCAGTCATATGCATGTTTAATGATCTTCAAGCATTTGGGTCTGTGGTTGTCTTGCTGCATGGTCCGGTCATGCACTTGTTTAATGATCTTCAAGCATTTGGGACCGATAGAGCCTCTGCTCCTTGGAAGTGAAGCCTTATGGATGTGAATTTTCAAGAAAGAGAATTTGAAAGAACCTCACTGAATGAACTTCAGTTATCATCCTGAAAATCGAATTTCTCATGAGTGCTTTTCTAATGAAAGGGTCCGACGTCAATTGATTCCTCCATTGCACAAGTTGGTCCTCAGTTTGTCTTCCTAAATCCAAAGGTGGCTTGGGGCTGCGTTGAGTCAAGAACATGAATCGGGCTGGCATCCTTAATCTTGTGTGAAAATTGGCTTCCAAAGCTAAAAGCATTTGGGTTACATGGGCCTACTCTCGGTATTTAAAGGAGATTCTATATGGACTGTCGCTGCACCCAGGATTGGTCGTGGGCCTTGGCATCAGATTCTGAAGCATGGAAGCATTGCTGCTAATGTAATCTGGTCTAGGATTGACGATGGCTCCTCCACTTCCTTGTGGCTTGATAGTTGGCAACCCTATGGGGTTTTGATCCTTACCTATGGAGACCGAATAAGGTTTGATACAGGCTTGAACAGGATGGCCCTTGTCTCTGATATTATTCTTGATGGGGATGCAGTAACTTGGATGGAGATAAGCTCgggattcttctcttttgctTGGGATTTGGTCTGCCCTAGAGCCCCTGTTGTTCCTTGAAACAACATTGTCTGGTTTAAAGGAAACATCCTTCGTCACAGCTTCATCGCCTGAAGGGCACTCACACTTTCTCTCCCCACTCGGTGCTTCCTCCGGGAGAGAGGAATCATATCCTCTTCCAACTGttgcctttgctggaatggGCAAGAAGATGTGCCTCACTGCCtcatctcttattttttttggtcCTTTTCGGCTTCTGTCTCATTCAGAATGCACTCACTCTATGTGCCGCCCCACCATCCCTTTTGATTGAAGTGGCAATGGATCCGATCATATTTTGTTGGTAAGACCGTGTGGGACAGATTGGAAAGCAAGTCTTCTGTGCGGTGATATACCACTTCTGGAGAGTGACATCATACGATGGACATCGAAATCCTGAACTGTAAAAGCAAAGATTTGGTCCATTCTCTGGCACTTGGGACTCCTTCCCTAGGAACCAGCACATATGTCTTCTAGGAACATAGTCCTTCATACTCAAGGGAGGGAGACCTCTTGATTTGTATcagtttctttcctttctttttgctCCTCCTTCCAGGGGTGCTCCGTGTTTGTATTCTTGGGGTTGTTGAATATGAATTCTTGGGTTAGGTATGCGCAGCTTttcttttatctatttatttcctACGTTGCTTTCCTAAGTAGGTTGCCTGCCTTGGCATTTCAATTCTTCTGGGAAACCTTCAGTTGAAGAACTAGGAGCTTGTCTCACCTCTCAATTGAACCAAAGAAGCATTccttttgttctctctctctagctggGTAACTCCTATGTGGTGATTTCCAAAATTATTGCAATCTAATGGATTCAGTGACAATTTCTCTTGAGTCCCAAAAACaataccaaacataaccttatgGTCTTTATCCCCACTACATGGGGTCGACTACAAGCATCCgatatgaaaaaaagaaaataaagaagcaaaaaaataagaaaatagaagtaaaaaGGAGCTAAGAGAAGCAAATAAGCCAGAAATCGAAGATGCATCACAGGAACATCCCTTACATGGTGTCGGTTAATCGGGTCCTTgtccttcacaaaactctatccatggTCATACTAGAATTGAGTTCTACCATATGCATGTCTTTTTTCAATACTTCAtttatagtcattttaggcttgcccttacctcattaataatattaataggTTCTCATGGAGCTTGTCGTGGATTGGTGTTTTCTAATACAATcttccttactctatctctcatGAGTCTTGCCGCACAGTCCTCTTAGCATTCTCATCTCAATTACACTCAGTTTAGTCAAATCACTCTTTCTGACTGCCTAACACTCCGCTCCATATGTCATAGTTAGTCATACCATTGTCCTATAGAATTTACCCTTAAGTTTATCAGGCATTCTTTTGTCACATAACACTCCTGACGcatctctccatttcatccatcccactttaattctatgggtaatatcatcctctatatcccccTTTTGTTAAAGATGGACCCCTAGGTATTTAAAACAGTCACTCTCGGGTAGCTTTCATTCCCCAAGTTTCACCACTCCTTCCCTCCTCTAGTTTGACTGAAGGGGCATTATATACTCAATCTTCGTTTTGCTTATCATAAAACCTCTTCATTATaagtttgatctccatagctccagtttATTATTAATTCCTTCCACCGTTTCGTCTATTAATCATTCTGTGGGCACTCAAGTCTCATCCAAgttttattgtattttctaCACTAGAACTGTAGGGTTCTTTCacccattttttcaaaataaaaaccaagGGTATTCGGTATTTGATATAATTCAAATCGACACAGGCCAATTTGAATCAGGATCAGACCGATCCAAGACCAATTCCAATATCTTAAACCATGCTTCACAGTTCACACAGACAAAACACAACAAAATGTatgaaaggaaaataataattagaagaaagatgaaaatattcaaaattaaTTGATGCTTATTTGATAGAATTACTAATGATCCAAAAGCAATCCTTGTACAATTATTCCCGCTTGCTTAAGAGTTGtagagactctctctctctctatgcatCCTTGGTGCTACTGGAGTCGCTGTGCCTCGGCTGCTCTGATGAAGACGAAGGGGAACTCACTGTGCTCCGACACCGACAGCCATCGGTTGCTGTTCTCCTTGTTGATCCCAACACTCCCGCAGGTCACTTGGCAAGACTCGCATACATTGGGGCAGTAGACGATCCTATACGTTGGGCTATCCTGGCTAATCCTCTCGATCTGGAACCAGTTCCTCACGGTTGATGATCCTGGGTACCCTGGCTTCCCTCCCAGTGTCACATACCTCATCGAATCCCTCGACTCTGATGATTCCTCCTCCTTCCTCGCTTCCACCTGCCACACCCTATTGTTCATCCCTGAGAACCCAACGTTCAAGTCCATCGATTCTTGAATCTTCATTTCCCCCTCCTCAATCTCTCCCAGGAACCTTGCTCCTGCGGCTGCTGGGTGTTGCGACGATGCTGGAGAGAATACCACGGGGGTACCCATGTTCATGTCGTAGGAGCTCTGTTTTATTGTTGGGGTTTGGGTCGTGTGGCTGCTGTGAGAGGtggatctctctctcctgtCCAGGAAGACACCGCCACCGCCGCCTTTCCTGATGGCAGAGACGATGTAGTATGGCATCCCTGCTTGGAGCTCATTGCCGTCTGTGTCGAGTACTGCTGTGGAGCGGGCGTGGTGGTGATGAGAGTGGCTGGAAATGGAGTTTGTGTGGACAAGGGAGGCCAAAATCAAGAACCCAGAAAGGAAAACTCTGTTCCACATGATTGCCGAGGGAGAGGAAATACTATTTAGCTAGTAAACTGGGATGACGAATTTGTGTTAGGAGATGGAAGGGAAGGTTATGCTTGGGGCATTTTATAGGGTGCTGAGGTAAACGAATTTGATCTGATTTTTCCAAGTTTAAAGGATCTGGGTGACATGTATTGAAGAAATTGCCCGATTTAATCTGTATTTAGAGTGAAGTGATTGGGATCTGCCAAGTATTGGAACGAAAACCACTCTGCTGTTAACAAGTGGTGGACTTCTGAGCTTCTTTTAGCCTctgcctctttcttctttcatttgttCTATTCTtcagttttcattttcatttttcatcttattttcCTTCCTTCATTTATCATTTCTTCATTCCCCGTTTTTTCTGTTTACAtctctgttttttcttattttgttttgttggatccatgtagtcaaccccattaagttgggataaggcttaatttttccttctttcttgttGTTATTAATCCTACACTGGATCTTTCAAGGTTGGCTGAATTATCACTTAGGACAGATCATAGAATGCCCCACTCATACACAATCTCTTTCCAAAGTTGTTTGCATCTCATGCCTGAGAGCCATAGTTGTCTGAACACCAAAACTGGGAACCTACAGACAAAGCAGGCATACAGGGGTCGATGTTAGATGTGATAAATCAATATGAAAGCTGCTGATGAGACTAAGGCTGCTTTCGGTAGTCAAACGTTTTTTCGTTTTATGGGATcaagaaaatggaatttttcattcatgttcactgttttttttttttttttcgaaatgAAAGGGGAAATTTTTGCTCAGAAGCTTCTAAGTTAGCACTCTATATGGTACTAACATAGAGATGCTATAACAATTTCATAGGGGGTGGCAACAGTTTTACTTGACCACTTGTAACTGTACTATGAAATacatattttagtttttttttttttaaattagatatTGTGTGTTCTAATACTATAAGTTATGTGTAGAATAAATTATATTAGacaaaatatacaataaggtATGACATACATTCACAACTGAGGGTTCTATGCCAAATTACCGTTGTGTTTTATACAATCTAAAGGTTCCAATATGTTTAGAGATGCATAATTAAGAGTTTCTTGAAGTTTCAAACCCAATCATTATTAATTGACAAATTGAAATGTTCAAACGAAACATGTGGCCAAAATGTACTAGATTTCAACCTAGCTGAATTCTAAACCATTGAACTATGTTAGGTtatgttttaccaaaaaaaaaaagtttggtgCTCCCAGCGTTTGAATTGCCCATATGGA
This window encodes:
- the LOC122081924 gene encoding protein transport protein SEC23-like, which encodes MDFVELEAIEGLRWSWSAWPASKSEASALAIPLSIMCTPLMQFNELPLLPYDPLICNRCGGALNPYARVDYKSRLWVCPFCYQKNPFPRSYAGIGENSLPAELFPTYSTVEYLHARKNPCPTSTPSSSSNWVQNGLLSSSSLVSSFSSSSLSGVDSRVSGPAFVFVIDTCTPEEELRALKNELLLVVDQLPENVLVGLVTFDSMVFVHDLGFADCFRAVMFHGERQLSSDRIQELLGISYPKHEQCGKLSAIQKQGFLLPLSECEFNLTTIIEEIHSSVQALSGHRPLRSTGVAISASIGLLEACLSKIGSRVMVFTSGPATVGPGIVVKSDLGNTIRTHRDLVNGHAKFYEKSCNFYKQLALRLCDSSIVLDLFACSLDQVGAAELKAPVESSGGFMMLGESFESDQFRNCLRHIFSRDADGHLKMCFDATVEIVTTKEVMICGALGPCVSLQRKNSAVSVNEIGQGGTNLWKLGTLTNKTCITFFFEGGDEQKIPPGSAFFVQFITRYQDGNMGLRSRVTTVARRWVLIRSPEIASGFDQETAASVMARLAIHRAERFCARDVIRWLDKTLVQFASKFGDYIQEDPSSFRVASNFSLYPQFMYYLRRSQFIDVFNSSPDETAFFRLMLNREGVTGSMIMIQPTLFQYSFDGPPVPVVLDVSSISPDVILLFDSYFNVVIHYGSKIAQWRRLGYDKDPNHVNLSKLLEAPEIDAAQVVAERIPVPKLIKCDQHSSQARFLLAKLNPSVTQKSMYTVGSEIIFTDDVSIQVFMDDLQALAVQG
- the LOC122082211 gene encoding 21 kDa seed protein-like, which translates into the protein MWNRVFLSGFLILASLVHTNSISSHSHHHHARSTAVLDTDGNELQAGMPYYIVSAIRKGGGGGVFLDRRERSTSHSSHTTQTPTIKQSSYDMNMGTPVVFSPASSQHPAAAGARFLGEIEEGEMKIQESMDLNVGFSGMNNRVWQVEARKEEESSESRDSMRYVTLGGKPGYPGSSTVRNWFQIERISQDSPTYRIVYCPNVCESCQVTCGSVGINKENSNRWLSVSEHSEFPFVFIRAAEAQRLQ